From the Paraflavitalea soli genome, the window GGCATTTTTACTGCTGATGCTGGTGGCCCGCTCAAAATAGCGTTGCAAGGTGCGGGTTGATATCTTGTATTGACTGGCAAGCGTTTCAATCGTAGTCTTAAAATCATTGTCTCTAAAGCATCGGTCAAGGATCTCAGTAACAATGTGAATTTCCTGCAGGGAACCTGCATGTTCCCGGATAATGGGTTGATAGTGGTTGCTGATGATCCTTACCCTTTCTTCAAAGTTGGTAGCCCCCTTAATAGCATCTATGAGCGATTGCTCCACCAGGTAGCTCAGCGGAAAGATATACTCCCGGTACTCTGCGAAGTTTATTTTCTTCAGGAACAGTACAGGCGATATCTTGAATTTGATACCAAACAGCTGGTTGCCCGGCCGGTGATAGCATTCAATGCTGCGGTGGCGGGGCAGAAAGCCGTCAGACCGCATATCGAAAAACTGGTCCGCTACCTGCATCACAAACGGGGTGCCCAGGTTTACCAGGTAGGTGTACCCAATATTGGGAAATAAGGCATCTGAAAACCCTTCCGGATGAGCCTGCCACAAGTGCCCAAAGTCTGTTTCCCATATAAAATCAATGAAATGGCTCAGACCCGCCGGCGGGGCCGTGCGGTGGTAGTTGTTTTCAAAATGAGCTTTATGGAAGAATTCTACATGCTGCACAAATACATCGTATCACATAAAACTAGCGCAACGGTAGTACACCGGGAAACAGGAAAACGATGATCCGTTGTATGGTTATATAGCCGGTTCCTACTTGAAGGTGATCTCGTTGTTGTTCAGTTCCCGGCGAAATACATTTTTATTGGGAAACATCACCAGCAGAACCAC encodes:
- a CDS encoding helix-turn-helix transcriptional regulator, with the translated sequence MQHVEFFHKAHFENNYHRTAPPAGLSHFIDFIWETDFGHLWQAHPEGFSDALFPNIGYTYLVNLGTPFVMQVADQFFDMRSDGFLPRHRSIECYHRPGNQLFGIKFKISPVLFLKKINFAEYREYIFPLSYLVEQSLIDAIKGATNFEERVRIISNHYQPIIREHAGSLQEIHIVTEILDRCFRDNDFKTTIETLASQYKISTRTLQRYFERATSISSKNALQIMRIRKAAAHIASSPQTFHYSIYGYYDHSHFYKHLKQFLQKSTLQNLQPHLQLLQTLHKKPRLDGM